CGCTGACCGGGCAATGCTGGTCGTGCGGCGACATGCGGGCGGCGCATTTCTGCCAGGCGTGCGGCAAGCTGCAGCCGGCGGTCCCCACCGATTACTTCACCTTCTTCGGGCTGCCGCGCAAGCTGAACCTCGACGTGGCCGAGCTGGAGCGCGAGTTCCACCGGCTGAGCCGCAAGTTGCATCCCGACCTGTACGTCATCTCCAGCGGCCCCGAGCGGGAGTGGAGCCTGGAGAAGAGCTCACAGCTCAACGACGCCTACCGCACGCTGCGCGATCCCATCTCCCGCACCGCCTACCTGCTGAAGCTGGAGGGCGTGCAACTGGAGGAGCAATCGAAGTCGGCGACCGACCGGGCGCGCGAGACCGGACAGGAAAAGAAGCAAGTGGTGCCGCCCGATCTGCTGGAGGAGGTCTTCGAGCTGAACATGGAACTCGAGGAGTTCCGGGCCAACAAGAAGATGCAGGAGGACGACCCTGACCTGCGCCGGCAGATCACGGCCACCAAACAAGACCTGGAGCAGAAGCTGGCGGCGACGGACAGCGAGTTGAAGAAGCTGTGGGACCGATGGGACGCAGCCGTGGATGGCAAGGAACAGGAGCGCGCCTCCGTTCGCGACGGCCTGGTCGCGCTCCTCAATCGCCGCAAGTACATCGCGAACCTGGTGCGCGACGTCAACCAGGAGCTGGAAGCGTAAGCAGGATTTGTAAAGTTCGATTTGTAATTTGCAAAGTAAGACCGTGGCCTTCGGACTTTACAAATTACGAATTACAGATTGCCAATGTCAGAACGCATCGTAGGCATCGATCTGGGCACGACGAACTCGCTGGTCGCCTACATGGAAGGCGACGCGCCGGTGGTGATCCCGGGCGAGGACGGCTCCAACCTGGTGCCGTCGATCGTCGCCCTGGACCCGCGCGGCAACGTGGTGGTCGGCAATCCGGCGCGCAAGCACCTGATCGAGACCCCGGAGCGCGCAGTGTACTCAGTGAAACGGCTGATGGGCCGCGGCATCGAGGACGTCCAGGACGAGCTGCGGCTGTTCCCCTTCCGCCTGGCGGATGACTTGAAGCCTGGCGAAGTGCTGCGCATCAAGCTGGGCGAGCACGAGTTCACTCCGCCGGAGATCTCGGCTTTCATCCTGCGCCAGTTGAAGAAGAACGCGGAGCGTTACTTCGGGGCGCCGGTGACTAAGGCGGTCATCACGGTGCCCGCGTATTTCAACGACGCGCAGCGCCAGGCGACCAAGGACGCAGGGCGCATCGCCGGCCTGGAGGTCATGCGGCTGGTGAACGAGCCGACCGCGGCCTCGCTGGCTTACGGGCTCGACCGGAAGAAAGACGGCACCATCGCGGTCTATGACCTGGGCGGCGGGACCTTCGATATCTCCATCCTCAGGCTGCAGGAGGGCATCTTCGAGGTGGTCGCGACCAACGGCGATACCCACCTGGGCGGCGACGACATCGACAACCTGCTCATCATCATCGCGCTCGACGATATCCAGGGCGACCTGGGTCTCGACCTGCGGCGCAACGGCGAAGCAGTGCAGGCGATCCGCAAGGCGGTGATCGACGCCAAGCTCGCGCTCTCGGCGCAAGACACGGCCCAGATCGATCTCGAACTGCCCCAAGGCAAGCACTACCGCCGCCAGATCACTCGCGAGCAGTTCGAAGGGCTGATCACGCCGATCCTGCAGCGCACCACCGGGCCGGTGAAGCAGGCGATGGCCGACGCCGGGCTCAAGCCGGAGCAGATCGACGAAGCGGTGCTGGTGGGCGGGTCCACGCGCATTCCGAAGGTGCGGCGCCAGGTGGAAGAGGCCTTCCAGCGCAAGCCGCACGCCGAGCTGAACCCAGACGAGGTAGTGGCTCTGGGCGCGGCGGTGCAGGCGAAGATCCTGGCCGGCGGTTCGGAAGCGACCAAGGACATGCTGCTGCTCGACGTGACGCCGCTGTCGCTGGGCATCGAGGCGCTGGGCGGCGGGGTGGTGAAGATCATCCACCGCAACTCGACCATCCCGGCATCGGCGACCGAGCACTTCACCACCGGGGTCGAGGGGCAGG
The DNA window shown above is from Terriglobales bacterium and carries:
- the hscB gene encoding Fe-S protein assembly co-chaperone HscB, which produces MVTNSKPDTALPIVGENSLTGQCWSCGDMRAAHFCQACGKLQPAVPTDYFTFFGLPRKLNLDVAELEREFHRLSRKLHPDLYVISSGPEREWSLEKSSQLNDAYRTLRDPISRTAYLLKLEGVQLEEQSKSATDRARETGQEKKQVVPPDLLEEVFELNMELEEFRANKKMQEDDPDLRRQITATKQDLEQKLAATDSELKKLWDRWDAAVDGKEQERASVRDGLVALLNRRKYIANLVRDVNQELEA
- the dnaK gene encoding molecular chaperone DnaK, which encodes MSERIVGIDLGTTNSLVAYMEGDAPVVIPGEDGSNLVPSIVALDPRGNVVVGNPARKHLIETPERAVYSVKRLMGRGIEDVQDELRLFPFRLADDLKPGEVLRIKLGEHEFTPPEISAFILRQLKKNAERYFGAPVTKAVITVPAYFNDAQRQATKDAGRIAGLEVMRLVNEPTAASLAYGLDRKKDGTIAVYDLGGGTFDISILRLQEGIFEVVATNGDTHLGGDDIDNLLIIIALDDIQGDLGLDLRRNGEAVQAIRKAVIDAKLALSAQDTAQIDLELPQGKHYRRQITREQFEGLITPILQRTTGPVKQAMADAGLKPEQIDEAVLVGGSTRIPKVRRQVEEAFQRKPHAELNPDEVVALGAAVQAKILAGGSEATKDMLLLDVTPLSLGIEALGGGVVKIIHRNSTIPASATEHFTTGVEGQANVAIHVVQGEREMAGDCRSLARFDLKGIPPMAAGMPRIEVKFLIDANGILHVSAREQRSGKAAQIEVKPSYGLTDEQVESMILESFDYAEEDFRVRQIAEARVEADNIIHALG